TTAAAAAATGGGGAATATTCATTTTTACCATCGGAGTTTTGATTGTATTCATTTCGCTTCCTAAAGGAGTAATAACAAATATCGTGAAAATGGATGGCGGTGATGTATACGCTTTCAAGCGATTAGAAATATGGAATGCTGCTATAAAGATAATCAAGGAGAATCCTGTTTTAGGAACTGGTCCCGGTAATTTTGAACTTCTATTTTACAAATACAATTTTCCTGCGAATAATCTACTCGCAAAATATGCTAAAATTACACGGTTCGCACATAACGAATTTTTGCAAATCGCAGCAGAAGGCGGGCTTTTTGCGTTTGCTGTTTTTGTGTGGATATTAATAATCATCATTAGAAGTGCATTAAAAAGTTCTAATAATTCAGTAGTTGTTTTTGCAGCAATACTCGGACATTCATTTGTTGATTTCAATCTGCATCTGCCTGCTACAATGTTTGTTTTAATTTTTGCAACCGCTGATATCCTTTACGATACACAAATTGACCCGTATAAATACGAGAACAATTTACCCCGCCCCTATAAGGAGCGGGGTTTACTGAAATTCCTAAACATTACGAATACTCGTAGATATATTATATTTCTCCTGTTAGCATTATTTGTTTTTAATACGCTAAATTTTTTCTTGAAACCAATTGATGCAGAAAAATACAAAAAATTGGCTGATAAATTTGTTAATACCCAGCCGGAAAAAGCAGTTGAACTTTATAAAAAAACAGTAAAATACTCACCAAACGATTTTGACTATCGACGGCAACTTGGCGAATTGTTCTATTTAACCAATAGAAGAACTGATGCGATTGAACAGCTAAAAAAATCAGTTGAATTGAACCCGAACAGCACATTTGCTATTATGTCGCTTGCCAAAATCTATTATGATACACAGGAATTTAATAAGGCTGAGTTTTATCTGCTTAAAGCGTTACATAACGAACCTAATTATTTAACTGCACGGTATTTTCTGGCAATGACAGCCGAAAAACAACATAGATTTCAGACCGCAGAAAAGGAATATCAAAATATTATCTCAATTTACAAATTATTTCAAGGAA
The DNA window shown above is from Elusimicrobiota bacterium and carries:
- a CDS encoding O-antigen ligase family protein, which encodes MKISETNKLFAIHCLLFAVFLLTPFFNGSKDPTAIFVFETVVFIVFFITINFHKIQKTLIDIPILLFLIFTVFSTATTLYLNSSVNMLFLVLSYLMFFYCLITVYNKVFRKFFYDGLVLISFIISGIVILQFFSGKTPKATFPNPNLAAGYISAGASFILAFLFFSETKLKTKIAFSILFLAFWIAIALTHSRGGLFSLLCGILTVFFLKFKKWGIFIFTIGVLIVFISLPKGVITNIVKMDGGDVYAFKRLEIWNAAIKIIKENPVLGTGPGNFELLFYKYNFPANNLLAKYAKITRFAHNEFLQIAAEGGLFAFAVFVWILIIIIRSALKSSNNSVVVFAAILGHSFVDFNLHLPATMFVLIFATADILYDTQIDPYKYENNLPRPYKERGLLKFLNITNTRRYIIFLLLALFVFNTLNFFLKPIDAEKYKKLADKFVNTQPEKAVELYKKTVKYSPNDFDYRRQLGELFYLTNRRTDAIEQLKKSVELNPNSTFAIMSLAKIYYDTQEFNKAEFYLLKALHNEPNYLTARYFLAMTAEKQHRFQTAEKEYQNIISIYKLFQGTSSPSIQTATTLSGYEKTLLSIDIADVYNSLGFFYMNTGKLQDAIVNYNISLEIKPVNAVAYSNLASVYFIEKKYSDALHYANLAAYYEPEEPAHLKNLILIYQKLHNDSEIKRLKNKIEFLEKQNYVKER